A genomic segment from Branchiostoma floridae strain S238N-H82 chromosome 7, Bfl_VNyyK, whole genome shotgun sequence encodes:
- the LOC118420048 gene encoding malignant fibrous histiocytoma-amplified sequence 1 homolog, producing MTFVYLVGTHADRLTAGQIEGKTRDIKDRVVKYIEERRKHLHSQIEEVETQLVKARDEAEYVMRPYASRKLEQLQRKVEKLRCKLDSGLKFVKNGDVAVVSSKDMSGISDLKTDVFKISVDKDLFPSAHSTLPRSWINMEKLLKLEGEKSSNISLSWEECVHLGSKLDLDSNGMEAVMGYLHKTGSVLHYRGDVLQNVVFPDPTQLITLLKLIFDHDQERLLGALRQNSKLSAEDFSIVKNNFVRRAILPKGVLLKHFSKNKTTTDDFETTIKVLEIFGITHVVPSPPKGTAGTAFLTPGEVYYRFPWFLPKSPGTPPHVKRCWPTRVPTEMEQIGVEFSIEGKEPTGLFERLCAQLPPHLCPGNDWSDGTLSYLGEQPVLVRRKTIDNGVKIMISGRAVSDKIDDMWLYAIIPIVEKTKLLLKEWSRSCWTCSIPCPHCTKAGLKRLGYFSAGLLWEERPDKPAKLQCPRPRDRSSKATPASLMTMLVYPPKAVI from the exons ATGACGT TCGTTTATCTAGTGGGAACCCACGCTGACAGGTTGACCGCGGGACAGATAGAAGGGAAGACCCGAGACATCAAAGATCGTGTGGTGAAGTACATTGAAGAAAGAAGGAAGCACCTGCACTCGCAGATTGAGGAGGTAGAAACACAGCTTGTCAAAGCAAGGGACGAGGCAGAGTATGTCATGAGGCCTTATGCAAGCAGAAAACTAGAGCAACTACAGCGCAAGGTAGAAAAGCTTCGGTGCAAATTGGATAGTGGTCTGAAGTTTGTGAAGAATGGTGACGTGGCAGTAGTGAGTTCTAAAGACATGTCCGGCATCAGCGACTTGAAAACAGATGTATTCAAAATCTCAGTCGACAAGGATCTGTTCCCGAGCGCTCATTCTACCCTGCCCAGGTCATGGATCAACATGGAGAAACTGCTTAAGTTAGAAGGGGAGAAGTCCAGCAATATCAGCCTCTCGTGGGAGGAGTGTGTGCATCTCGGGTCAAAGCTTGATCTAGATTCGAACGGAATGGAAGCTGTGATGGGCTACCTTCACAAAACCGGCTCCGTCCTACACTACAGGGGCGACGTCCTCCAGAACGTTGTGTTTCCTGACCCTACTCAACTCATCACGCTTCTCAAGTTGATTTTTGACCACGACCAAGAACGCCTTCTTGGCGCCTTAAGACAGAACTCTAAACTGTCGGCGGAGGATTTCAGCATCGTGAAGAACAATTTCGTACGTCGCGCAATTCTACCGAAGGGTGTACTCCTCAAACATTTTAGTAAGAACAAAACAACGACAGATGACTTCGAGACCACCATCAAGGTGCTGGAGATATTTGGTATCACCCATGTCGTGCCGTCACCGCCCAAGGGTACCGCTGGAACCGCCTTTCTGACGCCGGGAGAGGTGTACTACAGGTTCCCTTGGTTCTTGCCGAAGTCGCCCGGCACGCCGCCGCACGTGAAGCGATGCTGGCCGACACGAGTGCCCACCGAAATGGAACAGATTGGAGTAGAGTTCAGCATAGAAGGGAAGGAACCGACCGGTCTGTTTGAAAGACTGTGTGCTCAACTTCCACCACATTTGTGTCCAGGAAACGACTGGTCAGACGGCACCCTGTCTTACCTTGGAGAACAGCCCGTCTTGGTCCGTCGAAAAACGATCGACAATGGAGTGAAGATCATGATTTCAGGACGCGCTGTCTCAGACAAGATTGACGACATGTGGCTGTACGCCATCATACCGATTGTGGAGAAAACAAAGCTCCTGCTGAAGGAATGGTCTCGCTCCTGTTGGACATGCAGTATTCCATGCCCACATTGTACCAAGGCCGGTCTGAAGCGGCTCGGTTATTTCAGTGCTGGCCTGCTATGGGAGGAGAGACCCGACAAGCCAGCTAAGTTACAGTGTCCGAGACCGCGAGATCGCTCCAGCAAAGCTACCCCGGCGTCTCTGATGACTATGTTGGTCTACCCACCTAAAGCAG TCATCTAA